The following are encoded in a window of Chiloscyllium plagiosum isolate BGI_BamShark_2017 chromosome 11, ASM401019v2, whole genome shotgun sequence genomic DNA:
- the LOC122554499 gene encoding interaptin-like, translating into MSGSKQESRGTIPHTNSLSKSQVRKLLQKYKSERDEATRRGEISRDKLRAIEAAARARIQELREKVNSLNSENKSLNKRISKLQPELRIDANPRLRSKLTREVLKELKERAERCKHLLQENARLNQQAEQLAADLVQAEHVRKLLEDRLQVAQSQLKSLASEHDRVLKLCEEGKAERGRALRLSRLLRESLLQKQQPQQTLDQCIQTTVSIPIYRRFPKRIPPREATARQPELHRQAGKMKQRFVDRVSVIPKENRSNTSAKPSASICRMAPN; encoded by the coding sequence ATGTCCGGCTCAAAGCAGGAGAGCAGAGGCACAATCCCACACACAAACTCGCTGAGCAAGTCTCAGGTCAGGAAACTCTTACAGAAATACAAGAGCGAGCGAGACGAGGCGACCAGGAGAGGGGAGATCAGCAGAGATAAGCTGCGGGCGATCGAGGCGGCGGCCAGGGCACGGATCCAGGAGCTGAGAGAGAAGGTCAACTCCTTGAACTCGGAGAACAAGAGCCTGAACAAAAGGATCAGCAAGCTCCAACCCGAGCTGCGGATAGACGCGAACCCCAGACTGAGAAGCAAGCTGACCAGGGAGGTGCTGAAAGAACTGAAGGAGAGGGCGGAACGCTGCAAACATCTCCTGCAAGAAAACGCCCGCTTAAATCAGCAGGCAGAACAACTGGCGGCCGACTTGGTTCAGGCGGAACATGTTCGGAAGCTTTTGGAAGATCGCCTGCAAGTAGCGCAGAGTCAACTCAAGAGCTTGGCCAGTGAACATGACCGAGTGTTAAAACTGTGCGAAGAAGGGAAGGCTGAGAGAGGGCGCGCCCTGCGGCTGAGCCGCCTCCTCAGGGAATCCCTGCTTCAGAAGCAGCAGCCTCAGCAGACACTGGACCAGTGCATTCAGACCACCGTCTCCATCCCCATTTACAGGCGGTTTCCGAAGAGAATCCCCCCCCGCGAGGCCACTGCGAGGCAGCCGGAGCTGCACCGGCAGGCGGGGAAGATGAAGCAGAGGTTTGTGGATCGGGTGTCGGTGATTCCGAAAGAAAATCGGAGCAACACCTCGGCAAAACCATCAGCAAGCATCTGCCGAATGGCGCCAAACTGA